Proteins from a genomic interval of Niabella soli DSM 19437:
- a CDS encoding DUF4262 domain-containing protein → MTSEKDHNCRDDDKIIADIEKYGLAVILLEATDYLPSFAYSIGLWRTFQHPEIICFGLTTKTLGGLINDVADLVKNGQTIEINRDYDDFFEKGRVQFIPVDKRNLDDYFGTAIDIYDTDNFPALQFVWTDRNDKFPWEKDFEKEFRYRQPLLDRNADFKFREAKNLAVFTTKQWIEQNKPVIHVIHDADGDWQFLTDDEHSVENIKIVALEEIILRDSTLNGVFDLEFGEQAERGFIGDKWIRNKFKYDDEEIEDDTH, encoded by the coding sequence ATGACTTCAGAAAAGGACCATAATTGCAGGGATGACGATAAAATAATTGCAGATATTGAAAAATACGGACTCGCAGTTATCCTGCTGGAGGCAACGGATTATTTGCCGTCATTTGCTTATAGCATTGGCTTGTGGCGTACCTTTCAACACCCGGAAATTATTTGTTTTGGCTTAACCACAAAGACATTGGGCGGACTTATAAATGATGTGGCCGACCTGGTGAAGAATGGACAAACCATCGAAATAAACAGGGATTATGACGATTTCTTTGAAAAGGGCAGGGTTCAGTTCATTCCTGTTGATAAAAGAAATTTAGATGATTATTTTGGTACTGCAATTGATATTTACGATACAGATAATTTTCCCGCGTTACAATTTGTTTGGACAGACCGTAATGATAAATTCCCCTGGGAAAAAGATTTTGAAAAGGAGTTCAGATACCGGCAACCGTTGCTGGACAGGAATGCTGACTTTAAATTCCGGGAGGCTAAAAATCTTGCAGTATTTACTACAAAACAATGGATAGAGCAGAACAAGCCTGTTATCCATGTGATTCATGATGCAGACGGCGACTGGCAATTTTTAACGGATGACGAACATTCAGTCGAAAACATAAAGATTGTGGCCCTGGAGGAAATTATTTTAAGAGACAGTACCTTGAACGGGGTTTTTGATCTGGAATTTGGTGAACAGGCCGAACGGGGATTTATAGGCGATAAATGGATCCGGAATAAATTTAAATACGATGATGAGGAAATAGAAGAT
- a CDS encoding outer membrane protein assembly factor BamB family protein, translating into MRKIIQWAFILAGTLLFACSKKTDVRPEEPSQKTEPNNPPAQFAISLSAVAGDTAQIKWTKAVDPDGDLVGYTIYLNNEVKYSNYKDSVLTFKNLKELTEYQVKIVAADKKKNETIATFTFNTPKYWLRFLKKLTYGKIIICAGMVKANDGGGYVLSGLSRINGVEEFFAMKIDSLGNPVWQNYYGEVLEDYFHRKLVSYKNGYVMLGNHYIVKFDNDGNLLWQKKPESFGEVYGITVSDDGEVYVAGCSRWISGVGVKGVLARLDKDGNEIWKSELNSTGADYLCDVAIGADKQLRVVGTYGLAPYPSYWLLKYNAETGRIIWSKVYASVGIPTPNRLIETSEGNIVFTGWLGLVRSMSGVVLKMADPNGNILWDFSSQDLWGWPRGVVQGHDNSLIVYGSTITGDYYQDFGLFQFDKKGNLLWQKKYYEDFAAIINDAVIPTDDGGYIIAATRGDRTSYSGTETQVYIFKTDDKGNFN; encoded by the coding sequence ATGAGAAAAATAATACAATGGGCTTTTATTTTAGCCGGCACCTTACTTTTTGCCTGTTCCAAAAAGACAGATGTACGACCCGAAGAGCCGTCCCAAAAAACGGAACCGAATAATCCACCTGCCCAATTCGCCATTTCACTATCAGCTGTAGCCGGAGACACGGCTCAAATAAAATGGACAAAAGCCGTTGACCCTGATGGTGACCTGGTTGGCTACACCATTTACCTGAACAATGAAGTCAAATATTCAAATTATAAAGATTCTGTACTGACATTTAAAAATCTGAAAGAACTAACCGAATACCAGGTTAAAATAGTGGCAGCAGACAAAAAAAAGAACGAAACGATAGCAACATTTACATTTAATACTCCTAAGTACTGGCTCCGGTTTTTAAAAAAACTTACGTACGGAAAAATTATCATCTGCGCAGGGATGGTAAAGGCCAATGACGGCGGCGGTTATGTGCTTTCCGGGTTATCACGAATTAACGGTGTTGAAGAATTCTTCGCCATGAAGATAGATTCGCTGGGCAACCCCGTATGGCAAAACTATTACGGAGAAGTACTGGAGGATTATTTTCACCGCAAGTTGGTAAGTTACAAAAACGGCTACGTTATGCTGGGCAACCATTATATTGTAAAATTTGACAATGACGGCAACCTGCTGTGGCAAAAGAAACCGGAAAGTTTTGGCGAAGTGTATGGTATAACCGTGAGTGATGACGGCGAAGTGTATGTAGCCGGTTGCTCAAGGTGGATCTCCGGAGTAGGCGTTAAAGGTGTGTTAGCCCGGTTGGACAAAGACGGGAACGAGATTTGGAAATCGGAGCTCAATTCCACCGGGGCAGACTATTTATGTGACGTGGCAATTGGGGCCGACAAGCAACTCCGCGTGGTAGGCACTTACGGGCTTGCCCCCTATCCCAGCTACTGGCTGCTTAAATATAATGCTGAAACAGGGAGAATAATCTGGAGTAAAGTTTATGCCAGCGTTGGCATTCCCACACCCAACCGGTTGATTGAAACGAGTGAAGGGAATATTGTATTTACCGGGTGGCTGGGGTTAGTCAGAAGCATGTCTGGCGTGGTGCTTAAAATGGCGGACCCCAACGGGAACATACTATGGGACTTCTCAAGTCAGGATCTTTGGGGATGGCCCAGGGGCGTAGTGCAAGGGCATGATAACTCCTTAATTGTATATGGCTCCACCATTACGGGTGACTATTACCAGGACTTTGGCTTATTCCAGTTCGACAAGAAAGGAAATCTCCTTTGGCAAAAAAAATACTATGAGGATTTTGCCGCCATAATAAATGACGCAGTAATACCTACAGATGACGGCGGTTATATTATTGCAGCTACCAGGGGCGACAGAACCAGCTATTCCGGCACCGAAACACAGGTTTATATTTTCAAAACTGACGACAAAGGCAATTTCAACTAA
- a CDS encoding S41 family peptidase, with protein MKKPLLFFAILYFSFSLNQEISAQVNDYAFLIDTAITVMKSKSYMKDKVNWEALRTALVNRAKAATNINEFGGVAKDLLGTANDFHGAFFYRDSVFKYKQKIERPFPGAVTEEWKKGVYLKSLLLERQTGYLRIPYITVGSKEEMSKKAQQLNDSLCSLLEKGVKGLIIDLRLNGGGAMYPMMLGLEQVLGNGKLGSFTAAPKEQWIIKQHSFLMDARVLCTIQPKCTISATEMPVVVLIGGGTGSSGEFLAMSFKGRKHTLFLGSPTVGYVTSIEGLPIGKAYLYLSTGYGMDRNGIIYTDAITPDIIDDSIDQFNNIANDPKVKKAMQWILKQ; from the coding sequence ATGAAGAAGCCGTTATTGTTTTTTGCTATTTTATATTTTTCGTTCAGCCTAAACCAGGAGATAAGCGCCCAGGTAAACGATTATGCTTTTTTGATTGACACCGCAATAACTGTCATGAAAAGCAAATCGTATATGAAAGACAAGGTAAACTGGGAAGCCTTAAGAACCGCTCTCGTAAACAGGGCAAAGGCAGCAACCAATATTAATGAATTTGGTGGGGTAGCAAAAGATTTGCTTGGCACGGCTAACGATTTCCATGGTGCTTTCTTTTATAGGGACAGCGTGTTTAAATATAAACAAAAGATCGAACGTCCTTTTCCGGGGGCTGTAACTGAAGAATGGAAAAAAGGGGTGTATCTAAAATCACTTCTCCTGGAGAGGCAAACGGGTTATTTGCGAATACCATATATAACTGTTGGATCAAAAGAAGAAATGAGCAAAAAAGCGCAGCAACTGAATGACAGCTTATGTTCCTTACTGGAAAAAGGAGTAAAAGGACTAATAATTGATTTGCGGTTAAATGGCGGCGGGGCAATGTACCCGATGATGTTAGGGCTTGAGCAGGTGCTTGGCAATGGCAAGCTCGGCTCTTTTACAGCTGCTCCTAAAGAACAGTGGATTATAAAACAGCACAGCTTTTTAATGGATGCACGCGTTCTATGCACGATACAGCCAAAGTGCACTATTTCCGCAACTGAAATGCCTGTAGTTGTTTTGATTGGCGGCGGCACGGGCAGTTCCGGTGAGTTCCTGGCGATGTCTTTTAAAGGGCGAAAGCACACACTTTTTTTGGGTAGTCCAACGGTGGGGTATGTTACTTCTATAGAGGGCCTTCCTATTGGCAAAGCCTATTTATATCTTTCAACCGGGTATGGAATGGACCGTAATGGCATTATCTATACCGATGCCATTACCCCCGATATAATCGATGACAGCATAGATCAGTTTAACAATATAGCTAACGACCCAAAAGTAAAAAAAGCAATGCAGTGGATTTTAAAACAATGA
- a CDS encoding ferritin-like domain-containing protein — MNILNILNEIEKTDADIYDRISPRRSVMKDFYNKGKKLSLAALPLALSSMFSKAYGQASTTAVTDVLNFALTLEYLEYHFYNHSLLGTDVTFSYPSPAAKGAITTIRDHEKAHVDLLKSALGSAARTELVYANFDFTASGTFGDVYTNYQTFLKVATAFEDTGVRAYKGQAPFLKGNTVLTTALQIHAVEARHASHLRQMTAAALGVNLKPWITYTANGNDTGVSAADPVYAGEQNTMHAGIEITNIAAGVTQAAAAESFDEFLTKAQVVAIANLFLKTGYKL; from the coding sequence ATGAATATCCTGAATATATTAAACGAAATAGAAAAAACAGACGCCGATATTTACGACCGGATAAGTCCCCGCAGAAGTGTTATGAAAGATTTTTACAACAAGGGTAAAAAACTTTCACTGGCAGCCCTGCCGCTGGCTTTAAGTTCCATGTTCAGCAAAGCTTATGGCCAGGCTTCAACAACAGCAGTAACCGATGTATTGAATTTTGCGCTCACATTGGAATACCTGGAGTATCATTTTTACAATCATTCCTTACTGGGTACTGATGTTACGTTCTCCTATCCATCCCCGGCAGCAAAAGGGGCTATTACTACTATTCGCGATCATGAAAAAGCACATGTTGATTTATTAAAAAGTGCTTTGGGCAGTGCGGCCCGCACAGAACTTGTATATGCAAATTTTGATTTTACTGCCAGCGGCACTTTTGGAGATGTGTACACAAATTACCAAACATTTTTAAAAGTTGCTACAGCATTTGAAGATACAGGAGTAAGAGCTTATAAAGGGCAAGCTCCTTTTTTAAAAGGCAATACAGTTTTAACAACGGCTTTACAAATACATGCTGTGGAAGCCCGTCATGCCTCGCATTTACGTCAAATGACTGCTGCTGCATTAGGGGTAAATTTAAAACCGTGGATCACTTATACTGCTAATGGTAACGACACAGGTGTAAGCGCAGCCGATCCGGTTTATGCCGGTGAGCAAAACACTATGCACGCAGGTATCGAAATTACTAATATTGCTGCGGGTGTAACACAGGCGGCGGCGGCCGAAAGCTTTGATGAATTTTTAACTAAAGCACAGGTAGTTGCAATTGCCAATTTATTTCTTAAAACAGGGTATAAACTTTAA
- a CDS encoding ferritin-like domain-containing protein, with amino-acid sequence MKKETTNTPEALLEPGLNTSPCSRSFFLSVLGLGAASAVGLAACSTDDYMMIPNMGGATLDFKDDTGVLNYAYALEQLEAAFYIKVAAAPPNAFTATQKNYFQDVQYHEIAHREFFKKALGSNAIPALEVDFSSINFTDAASVWAAAKAFEDLGVAAYNGAGVRIKTDAYLVVAGQIVSVEARHAAWVHDQISNGSFADLNDLVALDANNSGGLDGALTPDKVLPIAQKYIKTKINVINL; translated from the coding sequence ATGAAAAAAGAAACTACCAACACGCCGGAAGCTCTGCTGGAACCGGGTTTGAACACATCCCCCTGCAGCAGAAGTTTTTTCTTATCTGTTTTGGGCTTAGGCGCTGCCAGTGCCGTTGGCTTAGCAGCCTGTTCAACAGATGATTACATGATGATTCCGAATATGGGTGGCGCCACCCTCGATTTTAAAGACGATACAGGCGTGTTAAATTATGCTTATGCGTTAGAACAATTAGAAGCAGCTTTTTACATAAAGGTGGCGGCTGCTCCACCAAACGCTTTTACAGCTACGCAAAAAAATTATTTTCAGGATGTGCAGTATCATGAAATAGCGCACCGCGAGTTTTTTAAGAAAGCACTAGGATCAAATGCTATTCCTGCTTTGGAAGTTGATTTTTCTTCCATCAATTTTACAGATGCAGCAAGCGTTTGGGCTGCTGCAAAAGCCTTTGAGGATTTAGGTGTTGCAGCTTATAACGGCGCAGGGGTAAGGATAAAAACGGATGCTTACCTGGTAGTTGCCGGGCAAATTGTTTCGGTAGAAGCACGTCATGCTGCATGGGTACACGATCAGATATCAAACGGCAGCTTCGCTGACTTAAATGATTTGGTTGCTTTAGACGCTAATAATAGCGGCGGATTGGACGGTGCTTTAACTCCGGATAAAGTGTTGCCGATTGCGCAGAAGTATATCAAAACAAAGATTAATGTAATTAACCTTTAA
- a CDS encoding anti-sigma factor — MNIQEYIQNGIIQSYVLGLADKDEVLELEQMRQQYPEVEQAIQDFEASLEASAMHHAVPVSPLLKTELFKQLQLEDPGQNTTATVAEENIQPAGKVYKGGFAKYIAAASVALLIASAALNLYTYSKYKKLVAENEQLALQRNQLYAHNSTLQTKLQEADNSIKNITGNDALKITLAGVPGKQGNEVVVYWNKATKSVYVSIKNLPAAPPGKQYQLWALMDGKPIDAGMLGECSTVCKLKDIENAQAFAITLENAGGSPTPTLAQMYVMGKI; from the coding sequence ATGAATATACAGGAGTACATACAAAACGGCATAATCCAAAGTTATGTATTAGGCCTGGCCGATAAGGACGAAGTGCTGGAGCTGGAACAAATGCGCCAACAATATCCGGAGGTAGAGCAAGCGATACAAGACTTTGAAGCGTCGTTGGAAGCATCGGCTATGCACCATGCCGTTCCCGTGTCTCCTTTATTAAAAACGGAGCTTTTTAAGCAACTTCAATTAGAAGATCCTGGTCAAAACACAACCGCAACTGTGGCGGAAGAAAATATTCAACCCGCAGGTAAAGTATATAAAGGTGGTTTTGCAAAATATATTGCGGCGGCTTCCGTGGCCTTGCTGATAGCCAGTGCAGCGTTAAACCTGTACACGTATTCAAAATATAAAAAACTGGTAGCTGAAAATGAGCAACTGGCTTTGCAGCGCAATCAACTGTATGCACACAATAGCACCCTGCAAACAAAATTGCAGGAAGCGGATAATAGCATTAAAAACATTACAGGCAACGATGCGCTGAAAATAACCCTGGCGGGTGTGCCCGGTAAACAGGGCAACGAAGTTGTAGTATATTGGAACAAAGCCACCAAAAGCGTGTATGTTTCTATTAAGAACCTGCCTGCTGCACCGCCAGGTAAACAATACCAATTATGGGCCTTAATGGACGGCAAACCTATTGATGCAGGTATGTTGGGCGAGTGCAGCACCGTTTGCAAATTGAAAGATATTGAAAATGCCCAGGCATTTGCCATTACGCTCGAAAACGCCGGGGGCAGTCCTACGCCTACGCTGGCCCAAATGTATGTGATGGGAAAAATTTAA
- a CDS encoding RNA polymerase sigma factor, translated as MKTTQKYTEQELVSLLKRQDATAFSCLYDNYASALNGIVHSFVQDEQAAYSILQDSFVKIWKQITSFDEQKGRLFTWMSSVTRNTAIDFLRSKEWKNSCQNVALTDNNNNIAADTVLTDMIGLRKMVHNLRDEYKFLVEMCYFEGFSQSEIAAITGIPLGTVKTRLRNALIELRSWINNK; from the coding sequence TTGAAAACCACGCAAAAATATACCGAACAGGAGCTGGTTAGCCTGCTAAAGCGACAGGACGCGACCGCATTCAGTTGCTTGTATGACAATTATGCTTCAGCGCTGAATGGCATTGTGCATAGCTTTGTACAGGATGAGCAGGCGGCTTATAGCATTTTGCAGGACAGTTTTGTAAAAATCTGGAAACAAATAACTTCGTTCGATGAGCAGAAAGGCCGTTTGTTTACATGGATGTCATCTGTTACGCGCAATACTGCCATAGATTTTTTAAGGAGTAAAGAGTGGAAAAATTCATGTCAGAACGTGGCGTTAACGGATAACAATAACAACATTGCAGCAGATACTGTTTTAACGGATATGATCGGGCTTAGGAAAATGGTACACAACCTGCGTGATGAATACAAATTTCTTGTGGAAATGTGTTATTTTGAAGGGTTCAGCCAAAGTGAAATTGCAGCAATTACCGGCATCCCGCTAGGGACGGTAAAAACGCGGTTGCGCAATGCATTAATTGAATTAAGAAGTTGGATAAATAATAAATGA
- the gyrA gene encoding DNA gyrase subunit A — MEENLEPQGTQDNNRIIPVNIEEQMKTAYIDYSMSVIVGRALPDVRDGLKPVHRRILFAMNELGLNAHKPYKKSARVVGEVLGKYHPHGDSSVYDAMVRMAQDWSMRYMMVDGQGNFGNQDGDGPAAMRYTEVRLHKLAEHMLDDIEKDTVDFQLNFDDSEKEPVVLPSRIPQLLINGSSGIAVGMATNVMPHNLSEVIDGCVAYINNNEITIDELMEHVKAPDFPTGGIIYGMEGIKAGMHTGRGRVVLRGKVRVDTKPSGREQIVISEVPYQVNRDALTNRIGELVNNKVIDGIAHVNNESNNKEGTRVVIDLKRDAIASVVINQLYKNTDLQTSYGINNVAITKGRPRVMNLKDLISEFVEFRHEVVVRRTKYELKEAEKRAHILQGYLIALDHLDEVIRLIRNSPTPDVAKDNLINAGWGIDEIQAKAILELRLQRLTGMEREKIKAEYDELMALITHLKEVLANEGMRFDIIKKELIEIKDKFGDARKSEITFLDNEVSIKDLIKEEDVIITISHLGYIKRTPADEYRAQRRGGRGVMGGKTRDEDYIEHLFVASTHHTLLFFTEKGRCYWLNAYQIPEGEKTGKGRAIQNLMQLPPDDKIRAIIDVQDLKNEEFVASHNIVLCTKKGIIKKTALADFSRPRQTGVNAITINEGDQLLEAKMTDGKSEIMMAVKSGRAIRFSEEKVRPTGRGAIGVGGIEVDDEQDEVIGLICLAADTDKSVLVVSEKGYGKRTKVEEYRFTNRGGKGVKTINVTEKTGSLVGLLDVDATQDLLITCKSGITIRMPISGISELGRATQGVKLIRIEEDDQIAAISKVDEQEGADEPEATAGTDAPDGSTDEQLSNATESGDAASSENEAGENNGEKSEN, encoded by the coding sequence ATGGAAGAAAATTTAGAACCACAAGGCACACAGGACAACAATCGAATTATACCCGTTAACATAGAAGAACAAATGAAAACGGCCTATATCGACTACTCCATGTCGGTAATTGTTGGCCGGGCGCTTCCCGATGTGCGGGATGGGTTGAAGCCGGTGCATCGCCGCATCCTGTTTGCGATGAACGAATTGGGGCTGAACGCCCATAAGCCGTACAAGAAATCTGCCCGTGTGGTAGGGGAAGTATTAGGTAAATACCATCCCCACGGCGATAGCTCCGTTTATGATGCGATGGTGCGGATGGCCCAGGACTGGAGCATGCGTTACATGATGGTGGACGGACAGGGAAACTTTGGTAACCAGGATGGTGACGGGCCGGCGGCCATGCGTTATACCGAGGTGCGCTTGCACAAGCTTGCAGAGCATATGCTGGACGATATCGAAAAAGATACGGTAGACTTTCAGTTAAACTTTGATGATTCAGAAAAAGAGCCGGTGGTATTACCCTCCCGTATTCCGCAATTGCTGATCAATGGCTCCAGCGGGATTGCCGTGGGGATGGCCACTAATGTGATGCCGCATAATCTCTCCGAAGTTATTGATGGATGTGTGGCCTATATCAACAATAATGAAATCACCATCGACGAGCTCATGGAGCACGTAAAAGCGCCCGATTTTCCCACTGGTGGTATTATTTACGGGATGGAAGGCATCAAGGCAGGAATGCATACCGGAAGGGGCCGTGTGGTATTGAGGGGTAAGGTCCGTGTAGATACCAAACCCAGCGGAAGAGAGCAGATCGTTATTTCGGAAGTGCCCTACCAGGTAAACCGCGATGCGCTGACCAACCGCATCGGCGAATTGGTAAATAATAAAGTGATTGACGGTATTGCGCATGTCAATAACGAATCAAATAATAAAGAAGGGACCCGCGTAGTTATTGACCTGAAGCGGGATGCAATCGCAAGCGTTGTCATTAACCAGTTGTATAAGAACACGGATCTGCAGACTTCCTATGGTATCAATAACGTAGCCATCACCAAAGGAAGGCCCAGGGTAATGAACCTGAAGGACCTGATATCAGAGTTTGTCGAATTCCGTCATGAAGTGGTGGTGCGCCGCACAAAATACGAGTTAAAAGAAGCGGAGAAGCGGGCGCATATTTTACAAGGCTACCTTATTGCCCTGGACCACCTGGATGAAGTGATCCGGCTGATCCGCAATTCACCTACGCCGGATGTGGCAAAGGATAATTTGATCAACGCGGGTTGGGGTATTGACGAGATCCAGGCGAAAGCCATACTGGAACTGCGTTTGCAGCGCCTTACCGGAATGGAGCGTGAGAAAATAAAAGCAGAGTATGATGAGTTGATGGCCTTGATTACCCATCTGAAAGAAGTGCTTGCGAATGAAGGAATGCGCTTCGACATCATCAAAAAAGAGCTGATCGAAATAAAAGATAAGTTTGGTGATGCGCGGAAATCGGAGATCACCTTCCTGGATAATGAAGTTTCGATAAAAGACCTGATCAAAGAGGAGGATGTGATCATCACCATATCACATCTTGGATATATAAAACGTACACCGGCGGATGAATACCGTGCACAACGCAGGGGCGGCCGCGGGGTAATGGGCGGCAAAACGCGCGACGAAGACTATATTGAACACCTGTTTGTTGCCTCAACGCATCATACCTTACTGTTCTTTACCGAAAAGGGCCGTTGTTACTGGCTGAACGCCTACCAGATACCCGAAGGAGAAAAAACCGGCAAGGGAAGGGCGATACAAAATTTAATGCAGTTGCCTCCGGATGATAAGATCCGCGCCATTATAGACGTACAGGACCTTAAAAATGAGGAGTTCGTTGCTTCGCACAATATTGTGCTTTGCACTAAGAAAGGGATCATTAAGAAAACCGCGCTGGCAGACTTCAGCAGACCGCGGCAAACGGGAGTGAATGCTATTACCATTAACGAAGGCGATCAGTTACTGGAAGCAAAAATGACCGACGGTAAATCGGAGATCATGATGGCGGTCAAAAGCGGGCGCGCAATCCGCTTCTCTGAAGAAAAAGTAAGACCTACCGGCCGCGGCGCCATTGGCGTGGGGGGTATAGAAGTAGACGATGAGCAGGATGAAGTGATCGGGTTAATTTGTTTGGCTGCAGATACGGATAAATCCGTTTTGGTAGTGAGCGAAAAAGGATATGGAAAGCGGACAAAGGTGGAAGAATACCGGTTCACCAACCGGGGCGGAAAAGGGGTGAAAACCATTAACGTAACCGAAAAAACAGGTTCATTGGTAGGGCTGCTGGATGTGGATGCCACGCAGGATCTGCTGATTACCTGCAAGAGCGGCATTACCATACGTATGCCCATTAGCGGCATCAGCGAATTGGGCAGGGCTACCCAGGGCGTAAAATTGATCCGTATTGAGGAAGATGATCAGATAGCGGCAATCAGTAAAGTGGATGAACAGGAAGGCGCCGATGAGCCGGAAGCAACTGCGGGAACCGATGCCCCCGACGGCTCAACTGACGAACAACTATCCAACGCAACGGAAAGCGGTGACGCAGCATCTTCTGAAAATGAGGCAGGAGAAAATAACGGTGAAAAAAGTGAAAATTAA
- the metK gene encoding methionine adenosyltransferase, whose protein sequence is MPYLFTSESVSEGHPDKVADQISDALIDNFLAFDPQSKVACETLVTTGQVILAGEVKSKAYLDVQDIARKVVSKIGYTKSEYMFEANSCGVLSAIHEQSSDINQGVDRKKKEDQGAGDQGMMFGYATNETANYMPLALDLAHTLLIELAALRRENKKITYLRPDSKSQVTLEYDDNNKPVRIEAIVISTQHDDFDSEAKMQAKITNDVKEILIPRVIKKYPQYKHFFNNKIKYHINPTGNFVIGGPHGDTGLTGRKIIVDTYGGKGAHGGGAFSGKDPSKVDRSAAYATRHIAKNLVAAGLCDEVLVQVSYAIGVAQPTSINVNTYGTAKVSLTDGAISKIVEGLFDMRPYFIEQRLKLRNPIYSETAAYGHMGKEPQVVEKVFVAPDGKKVSKKVELFTWEKLDYVTKVKKAFGLK, encoded by the coding sequence ATGCCGTATTTATTTACTTCTGAAAGCGTGTCTGAAGGGCACCCGGATAAAGTAGCTGACCAGATCTCTGATGCGCTTATCGATAATTTTTTAGCATTTGACCCTCAATCAAAAGTGGCCTGCGAAACATTGGTTACCACCGGGCAGGTGATCCTGGCGGGTGAAGTAAAATCAAAAGCTTATCTGGATGTTCAGGATATTGCCCGCAAAGTGGTAAGTAAGATCGGGTACACGAAGAGCGAATATATGTTTGAAGCCAACTCTTGCGGGGTGCTTTCGGCAATTCATGAGCAATCAAGCGATATCAACCAGGGGGTTGATCGCAAGAAAAAAGAAGATCAGGGCGCAGGCGACCAGGGAATGATGTTTGGGTATGCTACTAATGAAACCGCTAACTATATGCCGCTGGCACTGGACCTGGCGCATACCCTGTTGATTGAACTGGCGGCATTGCGTCGCGAGAATAAAAAGATCACTTATTTGCGCCCCGACTCCAAAAGCCAGGTGACACTGGAATATGATGATAATAACAAGCCGGTCCGTATCGAAGCGATCGTAATTTCTACCCAGCACGATGATTTTGATAGTGAAGCAAAAATGCAGGCCAAGATCACCAACGATGTAAAGGAGATCCTGATCCCCCGGGTGATCAAAAAATATCCGCAATACAAGCATTTCTTCAATAATAAGATCAAGTACCACATTAACCCTACGGGGAATTTTGTGATCGGCGGACCCCATGGCGATACCGGATTAACCGGAAGAAAAATTATTGTAGATACTTATGGCGGAAAAGGAGCCCATGGCGGAGGCGCTTTCAGTGGAAAAGATCCCAGCAAGGTAGACCGCTCTGCAGCGTACGCTACCCGGCATATTGCCAAAAACCTGGTTGCGGCCGGGTTGTGCGACGAGGTATTGGTGCAGGTTTCCTATGCCATTGGCGTAGCGCAGCCCACCAGCATTAATGTAAATACTTATGGTACCGCCAAGGTTTCGTTGACCGACGGCGCCATCAGTAAAATAGTGGAAGGCCTGTTTGATATGCGTCCTTATTTTATTGAGCAACGCCTGAAACTGCGGAATCCTATTTACAGTGAAACAGCCGCATACGGACACATGGGCAAGGAACCCCAGGTTGTGGAAAAAGTGTTTGTAGCGCCCGACGGAAAAAAGGTATCTAAGAAAGTGGAGTTGTTTACCTGGGAAAAACTGGATTATGTAACCAAGGTGAAAAAGGCCTTTGGCCTGAAATAA